In Lacrimispora indolis DSM 755, a genomic segment contains:
- a CDS encoding helix-turn-helix domain-containing protein produces MLRYKIDVADALERKGFNLYKAKTTKLLSQDTLKKIKKEDTTISLESLNRICLILDMQPKDLIEFKATEEEEEIKKKHNF; encoded by the coding sequence ATGTTACGATATAAAATAGATGTTGCTGATGCCTTGGAGCGCAAAGGGTTTAATTTGTATAAGGCAAAGACGACAAAGCTTTTAAGTCAAGACACACTAAAGAAAATTAAGAAAGAGGATACTACTATATCCTTAGAAAGCCTTAACCGGATATGTCTAATATTGGATATGCAACCAAAGGATTTGATAGAGTTTAAAGCAACTGAAGAAGAAGAGGAAATAAAAAAGAAACATAACTTTTAA
- a CDS encoding AP2 domain-containing protein, with protein MRQVRDLTGQRFGRLVAKYPTDKRLGTSVIWHCACDCGKSCEVAAVNLLAGTTKSCGCLRSEAAKEQIDKNRNPKYIDITGRTFGELTAKYPLLDGKRGKGMSMTWHCECSCGKAVDVPYGSLASGSTTSCGHVCVDKIRELYVNGTAPCKLTSTISASNKSGATGVYYNKVRKKWIAQIMFKRKNYYLGGYDVLTDAMDARKQAEKEIYGPFLEWYAKAYPDQWERLQRKKC; from the coding sequence ATGAGGCAAGTGAGAGACTTAACCGGCCAGCGATTCGGCAGGCTTGTAGCTAAGTATCCCACAGACAAGAGACTCGGTACATCCGTGATTTGGCATTGTGCCTGTGACTGTGGGAAAAGCTGTGAAGTTGCTGCCGTGAATCTTTTGGCAGGAACTACTAAAAGCTGTGGGTGCTTGCGAAGCGAAGCGGCGAAAGAGCAAATCGATAAAAACAGAAATCCGAAGTATATCGACATCACGGGCAGGACCTTTGGAGAGCTTACCGCGAAGTATCCCCTCCTGGACGGAAAGCGTGGCAAGGGTATGAGTATGACTTGGCATTGTGAGTGCAGTTGTGGAAAGGCGGTCGATGTGCCATATGGCAGTCTAGCAAGTGGGAGTACGACATCATGTGGCCATGTTTGTGTGGACAAGATTAGGGAGCTTTATGTCAACGGTACAGCCCCGTGTAAATTGACATCCACGATTAGTGCGTCAAATAAATCCGGAGCTACGGGCGTGTATTACAACAAAGTGCGAAAAAAGTGGATAGCCCAAATAATGTTTAAGCGCAAGAATTATTATCTCGGAGGTTACGATGTTTTAACTGATGCAATGGACGCACGAAAGCAAGCAGAGAAAGAGATTTACGGTCCTTTCTTGGAGTGGTACGCAAAAGCATATCCTGATCAGTGGGAAAGATTGCAGAGAAAGAAATGTTAA
- a CDS encoding tyrosine-type recombinase/integrase, with the protein MNKKTVALTRETYQLIIDTIRSGFTAKDGTICKPNNRIATALVLEANLGLRIGDVLRLHACDIIKDGERYRLDITEGKTKKQRNFTVPVELYNYILQYALDNGISSRAKLFDISERAIQKHLKLACESLGLENIGSHSFRKYYATDIYNSNGYNIEIVRQLLQHSSTAVTQRYIGIQPKQVEEAIQKHLFLI; encoded by the coding sequence ATGAATAAAAAAACAGTTGCACTAACCAGAGAAACATATCAGCTTATCATTGACACTATCCGGTCCGGCTTTACGGCCAAGGACGGAACCATCTGTAAGCCAAACAACCGGATCGCTACTGCCTTAGTGCTGGAAGCCAACCTGGGCTTACGTATAGGCGATGTGCTGCGGCTCCATGCCTGTGACATAATCAAAGACGGCGAACGCTATCGCCTTGACATCACAGAGGGGAAAACTAAAAAGCAAAGGAATTTTACTGTACCGGTCGAACTGTATAATTACATCTTGCAATATGCGCTTGATAACGGCATTTCAAGCCGTGCAAAGCTGTTTGACATAAGCGAAAGAGCCATACAAAAGCATTTAAAACTGGCTTGTGAATCTCTAGGCCTTGAAAATATCGGTTCTCACAGCTTCCGCAAGTATTATGCTACCGACATTTATAACAGCAATGGCTACAACATTGAAATCGTTCGGCAACTCCTGCAACATTCAAGTACCGCCGTTACTCAAAGATATATCGGTATACAACCGAAACAAGTCGAAGAAGCAATACAGAAACATTTATTCTTGATTTAA
- a CDS encoding DNA-directed RNA polymerase subunit alpha C-terminal domain-containing protein: MSKVEIKNDKVNNSVLLNGTDISNLLSGVDLRIEAGCYPNLTLYAPLVPSAAILLNNAEVKIDNKLLQIAAEIMRTEFMQKGDWYNALVDSIAQYLRAIPANEGLYSVAEGLADRIVGAESDRDSIDNLDLTVRTYNCLKRAGVETVSQLRQMSAVDFANVKNFSQRCFEEVLEKQKIISAEKGDSMDKKELAKLIDGYEYRSEPEPFSSVRQAAKEAGLVIVSGASDDLMIFDGAIYDEGGCFDGGKVFFDRNGVSQDDSERANCIEAFWCDKSAIDEYGNVITWTYKTDIPHETFMMYEDGQPYCRGIVFDLADVK; this comes from the coding sequence ATGTCAAAAGTAGAAATCAAAAACGATAAAGTAAATAATTCAGTGTTATTGAATGGAACAGATATAAGCAATCTCTTATCTGGGGTTGATTTGAGGATAGAAGCTGGGTGCTACCCAAATTTAACTCTTTATGCTCCGTTGGTGCCATCAGCAGCTATATTGCTGAACAATGCAGAGGTTAAGATTGATAATAAATTACTCCAGATTGCAGCAGAAATCATGCGAACTGAATTTATGCAGAAAGGTGACTGGTACAATGCTCTGGTAGATTCCATTGCACAGTATTTGAGAGCCATTCCAGCCAATGAAGGTTTATACAGCGTAGCGGAGGGACTTGCAGACCGTATTGTTGGTGCAGAATCGGACCGGGACAGCATTGACAATCTGGACCTTACTGTCAGGACATATAACTGTCTGAAACGTGCAGGTGTGGAAACAGTGAGCCAGCTTCGTCAGATGTCAGCAGTTGATTTTGCGAATGTAAAAAACTTCAGTCAGCGGTGCTTTGAAGAAGTTTTGGAAAAGCAAAAAATTATAAGTGCTGAGAAAGGGGACTCCATGGACAAGAAAGAATTGGCAAAGCTCATTGATGGGTATGAATACAGATCCGAACCTGAACCGTTTAGTAGTGTTAGGCAGGCAGCGAAAGAAGCTGGTTTGGTTATTGTTAGCGGAGCTTCAGATGATCTAATGATTTTTGATGGGGCCATTTATGATGAGGGTGGCTGCTTTGACGGTGGAAAGGTATTCTTTGACCGGAATGGCGTATCACAAGATGATTCAGAGCGTGCAAACTGCATTGAAGCTTTCTGGTGCGATAAGTCCGCAATAGATGAATATGGGAATGTCATTACCTGGACATATAAAACGGATATTCCACACGAAACATTCATGATGTATGAGGACGGGCAGCCGTATTGCCGGGGTATTGTGTTTGATTTGGCAGATGTGAAATAG
- a CDS encoding LemA family protein has product MKNWKVFVIGAAAVFAVILMGVFGIQGSQNKAIYLEESIQTAQSDIKVQEKRRVDLVYNLADCVKQYDKHEADTLTAIVEGRGSTGDIENVTTAITAVSEAYPELKSNENYKQLMTELATTENLMAQYRENYNRQVGAYNRYVKGFPARVYLDWCGYERQDYQRLDYNAPSDAPQNLFKE; this is encoded by the coding sequence ATGAAGAATTGGAAAGTGTTTGTAATTGGAGCTGCTGCAGTATTTGCAGTGATTTTAATGGGAGTGTTTGGAATCCAGGGAAGCCAGAATAAGGCAATCTACCTGGAAGAATCCATTCAGACGGCTCAGTCAGATATTAAGGTGCAAGAAAAGCGCCGGGTAGATTTGGTTTATAACCTTGCGGATTGCGTAAAGCAGTATGATAAGCACGAGGCAGATACCCTGACAGCGATTGTAGAGGGGCGGGGCAGTACTGGAGATATTGAGAATGTGACAACGGCAATAACGGCGGTATCTGAAGCTTATCCGGAATTAAAGAGTAATGAGAATTATAAGCAGCTCATGACTGAATTAGCCACAACCGAAAATCTGATGGCACAGTACCGGGAGAATTATAACCGGCAGGTGGGTGCATATAATCGTTATGTTAAAGGATTCCCAGCCAGAGTTTATCTTGATTGGTGCGGATATGAACGTCAGGATTACCAGCGATTGGATTACAATGCCCCGTCAGATGCTCCTCAGAATTTGTTTAAAGAATAG
- a CDS encoding DUF4062 domain-containing protein: MDKRYQVFVSSTYKDLQDERKEVMQALLELDCIPAGMELFPASNDDQWTLIKKVIDDCDYYILILAGRYGSVNEDGMGYTEMEYRYALAANKPIIAFLHKNPGDISSAKTEDTQEGKERLNLFRDLAQKKMTKYWTNPYDLGSVVSRSMITLIKTFPATGWVKADNITDENTMKELLRLQKENKELKEQLELSNIQAPDGAENFSQGEDTIVLNFVYRYFDKQNNRYSSSMDFVFTWNELFKVVAPYLVNECDEVDMTEVITTYMKEKCHDEIIILKSEMKIRSFDKIQLKVGHFQIIKVQFQALGLIQKSIKNRSVKDNLTYWKLTPYGERIMTQLVAIKKEK; encoded by the coding sequence ATGGATAAACGATATCAGGTTTTTGTTAGTTCAACATATAAAGATTTACAAGATGAGCGTAAAGAAGTTATGCAAGCATTACTTGAATTAGACTGCATACCGGCTGGAATGGAACTTTTTCCAGCTTCGAATGATGACCAATGGACTTTAATAAAAAAAGTTATTGATGACTGTGACTATTATATTTTGATTTTAGCAGGTAGATATGGTTCTGTTAATGAAGATGGTATGGGTTATACTGAAATGGAATATCGATATGCTTTGGCGGCGAATAAGCCTATAATAGCTTTTCTGCATAAAAATCCAGGAGATATATCATCAGCTAAAACTGAGGATACGCAAGAAGGTAAGGAAAGATTAAATCTATTTAGGGATTTGGCCCAAAAAAAGATGACTAAATATTGGACTAACCCTTACGATCTAGGAAGCGTAGTTTCAAGGAGTATGATTACTCTTATTAAAACATTTCCTGCTACAGGGTGGGTCAAAGCTGATAATATAACAGATGAAAATACGATGAAAGAATTACTTAGACTTCAAAAAGAAAACAAAGAATTAAAAGAACAACTGGAGTTAAGTAATATTCAAGCACCTGATGGAGCGGAAAATTTCTCACAAGGTGAAGATACAATTGTATTGAATTTCGTGTATAGGTATTTTGATAAACAAAACAATAGATATTCAAGCTCAATGGATTTTGTGTTTACATGGAATGAATTATTTAAAGTTGTAGCTCCTTATTTGGTTAATGAATGTGACGAGGTAGATATGACAGAGGTTATTACAACCTACATGAAAGAAAAATGTCATGATGAAATAATAATTTTAAAGTCAGAAATGAAAATACGGTCATTTGATAAAATTCAATTAAAAGTTGGTCATTTTCAAATAATCAAAGTACAATTTCAAGCACTTGGATTGATACAGAAAAGTATCAAGAATAGAAGTGTTAAAGATAACTTAACATACTGGAAATTAACCCCATATGGAGAGAGGATAATGACTCAATTAGTCGCAATTAAAAAAGAAAAATAA